The following are encoded together in the Platichthys flesus chromosome 9, fPlaFle2.1, whole genome shotgun sequence genome:
- the LOC133960276 gene encoding retinal Mueller cells isomerohydrolase-like, producing the protein MAGRVEHPAAGYKKIFETVEELNEPIPAKITGVIPSWLGGSLLRMGPGLFEIGAEPFNHLFDGQAMMHKFDLKGGQVTYYRKFLRTDAYVRAMAENRVVITEFGTAAYPDPCKNIFSRFFTYFRGIEVTDNCMVNVYPIGEDFYAVTESNFITKVDPDSLETLKKVDLCKYLSVNGVTAHPHTDSDGSIYNMGNCFGKNMSLAYNIVKIPPAQSDKSDPIERSEVVVQLPSSERLKPSYFHSFGLTDNYFVFVEQPVKINLLKFLSAWSIRGASYMDCFESNESMGTWFHLATRDPAGHMSSHEFRTSAFNIFHHINAYEDEGFIVVDLCTWKGYDFVYDYLYLANLRQEWEEVKKAAMKAPQPEIRRYVLPLDLHTEEQGKNLVSLSYTTATAVLNSDGTIWLEPEVLFSVPRLGFEFPQINYSLCRGKKYSFAYGLGLNHFIPDRIIKLNVQTKETWLWQEEDCYPSEPLFVQTPGATQEDDGVLLSIVVKPGAERPGLLLVLDAMNLTELARAEVDIMIPVTLHGMYRPGPPLSSSSSSSSEEDT; encoded by the exons ATGGCCGGGCG agtgGAGCATCCTGCTGCAGGCTACAAGAAGATCTTTGAGAcggtggaggagctgaatgaGCCAATACCTGCAAAGATcactg gtgtgatACCATCATGGCTTGGGGGCAGTCTCCTCCGAATGGGTCCGGGTCTTTTCGAGATCGGGGCGGAACCTTTCAACCACCTGTTTGACGGACAGGCCATGATGCACAAGTTTGACCTTAAGGGCGGACAGGTGACCTACTACAGGAA GTTCCTCAGGACAGACGCGTACGTTCGTGCCATGGCTGAAAACAGAGTGGTCATCACAGAGTTCGGTACAGCAGCGTATCCCGACCCCTGTAAGAACATCTTCTCCAG ATTCTTCACTTACTTCAGAGGCATTGAAGTGACTGATAACTGTATGGTGAACGTTTATCCAATCGGTGAAGACTTCTACGCCGTCACAGAGTCAAACTTCATCACCAAGGTCGACCCTGATTCGCTGGAGACGCTGAAGAAG GTGGACCTGTGTAAGTACCTGTCGGTGAACGGAGTCACAGCGCACCCCCACACCGACTCCGACGGATCCATCTACAACATGGGGAACTGCTTTGGCAAGAACATGAGTCTGGCTTATAACATCGTGAAGATCCCGCCTGCTCAGAGCG ACAAGTCAGATCCCATAGAGAGATCAGAGGTGGTGGTTCAACTGCCCAGCAGCGAGAGGTTGAAGCCCTCTTACTTTCACAG CTTCGGTTTGACGGACAactactttgtgtttgtggagcagCCGGTGAAAATCAACCTGCTCAAGTTCCTGTCGGCTTGGAGCATCAGAGGAGCCTCGTACATGGACTGCTTCGAGTCCAACGAGAGCATGGGG ACCTGGTTCCACCTGGCCACCAGAGACCCAGCAGGTCACATGAGCAGCCACGAGTTCAGAACATCTGCTTTCAACATCTTCCACCACATCAACGCCTACGAGGACGAGGGCTTCATCGTGGTGGACCTCTGCACGTGGAAAGG TTATGACTTTGTGTATGACTACCTGTACCTGGCCAACCTGAGgcaggagtgggaggaggtgaagaaagcAGCGATGAAAGCTCCTCAGcccgagatcagacgatatGTGCTGCCACTGGATTTACACAca gaggAGCAAGGGAAGAATCTGGTGTCTCTGTCCTACACCACAGCTACTGCTGTTCTTAACAGCGATGGAACCATCTGGCTCGAACCTGAAGTTCTGTTTTCTGTACCAAGACtag GCTTTGAGTTTCCACAGATTAACTACTCTCTGTGTCGGGGGAAGAAATATTCCTTCGCCTACGGACTGGGGCTCAACCACTTCATCCCTGACAGG ATCATCAAACTGAACGTTCAGACCAAAGAGACGTGGCTTTGGCAGGAGGAAGACTGTTACCCGTCAGAGCCACTGTTTGTACAAACACCTGGAGCCACACAGGAGGACGAcg gtgtgctGCTGAGCATCGTGGTGAAGCCCGGTGCCGAGAGACCAGGTTTGCTGTTGGTGCTTGACGCCATGAATCTGACTGAGCTGGCGAGGGCGGAGGTGGACATCATGATCCCTGTGACTCTGCACGGGATGTACAGACCTGGACCTCcgctctcatcctcctcctcatcctcatctgaAGAAGACACATAA